From the Gouania willdenowi chromosome 19, fGouWil2.1, whole genome shotgun sequence genome, one window contains:
- the atp2a1l gene encoding ATPase sarcoplasmic/endoplasmic reticulum Ca2+ transporting 1, like isoform X2, whose translation MENAHTKSPAECLAYFGVNENTGLSPDQFKKNLEKHGFNELPAEEGKSIWELIIEQFEDLLVRILLLAACISFVLAWFEEGEETVTAFVEPFVILLILIANAVVGVWQERNAEDAIEALKEYEPEMGKVYRSDRKSVQMIKAREIVPGDIVEVSVGDKVPADIRIVSIKSTTLRVDQSILTGESVSVIKHNEAVPDPRAVNQDKKNMLFSGTNIAAGKAIGVAVATGVGTEIGKIRDQMAATEQEKTPLQAKLDEFGEQLSKVISLICVAVWAINIGHFNDPVHGGSWIRGAVYYFKIAVALAVAAIPEGLPAVITTCLALGTRRMAKKNAIVRSLPSVETLGCTSVICSDKTGTLTTNQMCVTKMFIVKSVEGDHVDLDAFDISGSKYTPEGEVSQGGSKTNCSAYDGLVELSTICALCNDSSLDYNESKKIYEKVGEATETALCCLVEKMNVFNSNVKNLSKIERSNACCSVIKQLMKKNFTLEFSRDRKSMSVYCTPTKGDGGAKMFVKGAPEGVIERCTYVRVGTTRVPLTNAIKEKIMSVIRDWGTGRDTLRCLALATCDNPLKKEEMNLEDSTKFADYETDLTFVGCVGMLDPPRKEVTVSIELCRAAGIRVIMITGDNKGTAIAICRRIGIFSEDEDVTGKAYTGREFDDLPSHEQPEAVRRACCFARVEPAHKSKIVEFLQGFDDITAMTGDGVNDAPALKKAEIGIAMGSGTAVAKSASEMVLADDNFSSIVSAVEEGRAIYNNMKQFIRYLISSNVGEVVCIFLTAALGLPEALIPVQLLWVNLVTDGLPATALGFNPPDLDIMGKPPRSPKEPLISGWLFFRYMAIGGYVGAATVGGAAWWFLYDSTGPGVTYYQLSHFMQCCDENEDFAGLDCEIFEAASPMTMALSVLVTIEMCNALNSLSENQSLLRMPPWSNFWLLSAMTLSMSLHFMIIYVDPLPMIFKLTHLSVEQWLMVLKLSFPVIAIDEVLKFVARNYVEC comes from the exons ATGGAGAACGCACACACAAAGTCACCGGCAGAGTGCCTGGCTTACTTCGGCGTGAATGAGAACACCGGCCTCAGTCCAGACCAGTTCAAGAAGAACCTGGAAAAGCATGGCTTCAATG AACTGCCCGCTGAGGAGG GTAAGAGCATCTGGGAGCTGATCATCGAGCAGTTCGAGGACTTGCTCGTCAGGATTCTGCTGCTGGCCGCCTGCATCTCTTTC GTGCTTGCCTGGTTTGAGGAAGGCGAGGAGACCGTCACTGCTTTCGTGGAACCCTTCGTCATCCTTCTTATCCTCATCGCTAATGCCGTTGTTGGCGTGTGGCAG GAGCGTAATGCTGAAGATGCCATTGAGGCTCTCAAAGAGTACGAGCCTGAGATGGGCAAGGTTTACCGTTCTGACAGAAAGAGTGTGCAGATGATCAAGGCCAGAGAAATTGTCCCTGGAGACATTGTGGAAGTGTCTG TTGGTGACAAAGTCCCCGCTGACATCAGAATTGTTTCCATCAAGTCCACCACCCTTCGTGTTGACCAGTCCATCCTTACTg GTGAGTCTGTGAGTGTGATCAAGCACAATGAGGCTGTTCCTGACCCCAGAGCCGTCAACCAGGACAAGAAGAACATGCTTTTCTCT GGCACCAACATCGCTGCTGGCAAAGCCATCGGAGTGGCTGTGGCTACTGGAGTCGGCACTGAGATTGGCAAGATCCGTGACCAGATGGCTgccactgagcaggagaagacCCCTCTGCAGGCCAAGCTGGACGAGTTTGGCGAGCAGCTGTCCAAGGTTATCTCCCTGATCTGTGTTGCTGTGTGGGCCATCAACATTGGCCACTTTAACGACCCCGTCCACGGAGGCTCCTGGATCCGTGGTGCTGTCTACTATTTCAAGATTGCCGTTGCCCTGGCTGTGGCTGCCATCCCTGAGG GTCTGCCCGCCGTCATCACCACCTGCCTGGCTCTTGGTACTCGCCGTATGGCCAAGAAAAACGCCATTGTCAGAAGCCTGCCCTCTGTGGAAACCCTGGGCTGCACCTCCGTCATCTGCTCCGATAAAACTGGCACACTAACCACCAACCAGATGTGTGTCACCAAG ATGTTTATTGTTAAGTCTGTCGAGGGCGACCATGTTGACCTTGATGCCTTTGATATCTCTGGCTCCAAATACACCCCAGAGGGCGAAGT TTCTCAGGGAGGTTCCAAGACCAACTGCAGCGCATATGATGGCCTTGTTGAGCTGTCCACCATCTGTGCCCTGTGCAACGACTCCTCTCTGGACTACAACGAG TCCAAGAAGATCTATGAGAAGGTTGGTGAGGCTACTGAGACCGCCCTGTGTTGCTTGGTTGAGAAGATGAACGTGTTCAACTCCAACGTGAAGAACCTGTCCAAGATCGAGAGATCCAACGCATGCTGTAGT GTGATCAAGCAGCTCATGAAGAAGAACTTCACACTGGAGTTCTCTCGTGACAGGAAGTCCATGTCCGTGTACTGCACTCCCACAAAGGGTGACGGTGGCGCCAAGATGTTTGTGAAG GGTGCCCCAGAGGGTGTGATTGAAAGGTGCACATACGTGCGTGTTGGCACCACACGTGTTCCCCTGACCAATGCCATCAAGGAGAAGATCATGTCTGTTATCAGAGACTGGGGCACTGGGCGTGACACCCTGCGTTGCCTGGCCCTGGCTACTTGTGACAACCCACTGAAAAAGGAGGAGATGAACCTTGAGGACTCCACCAAGTTTGCTGATTATGAG ACTGACCTGACATTTGTTGGCTGTGTGGGAATGTTGGATCCTCCTCGTAAGGAGGTCACTGTCTCCATTGAACTCTGCAGAGCTGCTGGAATCCGTGTCATCATGATCACTG GTGATAACAAGGGTACTGCTATTGCTATCTGCCGCCGGATTGGCATCTTCTCTGAGGATGAGGATGTTACCGGAAAGGCCTACACTGGACGCGAGTTTGACGATCTACCCTCACACGAACAGCCTGAGGCTGTGCGCAGGGCATGCTGCTTTGCCCGTGTGGAGCCAGCCCACAAGTCCAAGATTGTTGAGTTTCTGCAAGGCTTCGATGACATTACAGCTATG ACTGGTGATGGTGTGAACGATGCCCCCGCCCTGAAGAAGGCCGAGATCGGCATCGCCATGGGCTCTGGCACTGCCGTTGCCAAGTCTGCCTCTGAGATGGTCCTGGCTGACGACAACTTCTCTTCCATTGTGTCTGCTGTTGAGGAGGGTAGAGCTATCTACAACAACATGAAGCAGTTCATCCGCTACCTTATCTCCTCCAACGTCGGTGAGGTCGTCTG TATtttcctgactgctgctcttgGTCTGCCCGAGGCTCTGATCCCCGTTCAGTTGCTGTGGGTCAACCTTGTGACTGATGGTCTGCCCGCCACTGCTCTTGGATTCAACCCCCCTGATCTGGACATCATGGGCAAACCTCCACGATCACCCAAGGAGCCCCTGATCTCTGGCTGGCTGTTCTTCAGATACATGGCTATTGGTG GATATGTCGGTGCTGCCACTGTTGGTGGTGCTGCATGGTGGTTCCTTTACGACTCTACTGGTCCTGGAGTCACCTATTACCAGCTG TCCCATTTCAtgcagtgctgtgatgagaacgaggACTTTGCTGGACTTGACTGTGAGATCTTTGAGGCTGCTTCTCCCATGACCATGGCCCTGTCCGTCCTGGTCACCATCGAGATGTGCAACGCTCTCAACAG CTTGTCTGAGAATCAGTCATTGCTGCGTATGCCACCATGGAGCAACTTCTGGCTGCTCTCTGCCATGACTCTGTCCATGTCCCTTCACTTCATGATCATCTATGTTGACCCTCTGCCC ATGATCTTCAAACTGACCCATCTGTCTGTGGAGCAGTGGCTCATGGTCCTGAAGCTTTCCTTCCCTGTCATTGCCATTGATGAGGTGTTGAAGTTCGTTGCTCGCAACTATGTTGAGT GCTAA
- the atp2a1l gene encoding ATPase sarcoplasmic/endoplasmic reticulum Ca2+ transporting 1, like isoform X1: MENAHTKSPAECLAYFGVNENTGLSPDQFKKNLEKHGFNELPAEEGKSIWELIIEQFEDLLVRILLLAACISFVLAWFEEGEETVTAFVEPFVILLILIANAVVGVWQERNAEDAIEALKEYEPEMGKVYRSDRKSVQMIKAREIVPGDIVEVSVGDKVPADIRIVSIKSTTLRVDQSILTGESVSVIKHNEAVPDPRAVNQDKKNMLFSGTNIAAGKAIGVAVATGVGTEIGKIRDQMAATEQEKTPLQAKLDEFGEQLSKVISLICVAVWAINIGHFNDPVHGGSWIRGAVYYFKIAVALAVAAIPEGLPAVITTCLALGTRRMAKKNAIVRSLPSVETLGCTSVICSDKTGTLTTNQMCVTKMFIVKSVEGDHVDLDAFDISGSKYTPEGEVSQGGSKTNCSAYDGLVELSTICALCNDSSLDYNESKKIYEKVGEATETALCCLVEKMNVFNSNVKNLSKIERSNACCSVIKQLMKKNFTLEFSRDRKSMSVYCTPTKGDGGAKMFVKGAPEGVIERCTYVRVGTTRVPLTNAIKEKIMSVIRDWGTGRDTLRCLALATCDNPLKKEEMNLEDSTKFADYETDLTFVGCVGMLDPPRKEVTVSIELCRAAGIRVIMITGDNKGTAIAICRRIGIFSEDEDVTGKAYTGREFDDLPSHEQPEAVRRACCFARVEPAHKSKIVEFLQGFDDITAMTGDGVNDAPALKKAEIGIAMGSGTAVAKSASEMVLADDNFSSIVSAVEEGRAIYNNMKQFIRYLISSNVGEVVCIFLTAALGLPEALIPVQLLWVNLVTDGLPATALGFNPPDLDIMGKPPRSPKEPLISGWLFFRYMAIGGYVGAATVGGAAWWFLYDSTGPGVTYYQLSHFMQCCDENEDFAGLDCEIFEAASPMTMALSVLVTIEMCNALNSLSENQSLLRMPPWSNFWLLSAMTLSMSLHFMIIYVDPLPMIFKLTHLSVEQWLMVLKLSFPVIAIDEVLKFVARNYVEYGTEIK, encoded by the exons ATGGAGAACGCACACACAAAGTCACCGGCAGAGTGCCTGGCTTACTTCGGCGTGAATGAGAACACCGGCCTCAGTCCAGACCAGTTCAAGAAGAACCTGGAAAAGCATGGCTTCAATG AACTGCCCGCTGAGGAGG GTAAGAGCATCTGGGAGCTGATCATCGAGCAGTTCGAGGACTTGCTCGTCAGGATTCTGCTGCTGGCCGCCTGCATCTCTTTC GTGCTTGCCTGGTTTGAGGAAGGCGAGGAGACCGTCACTGCTTTCGTGGAACCCTTCGTCATCCTTCTTATCCTCATCGCTAATGCCGTTGTTGGCGTGTGGCAG GAGCGTAATGCTGAAGATGCCATTGAGGCTCTCAAAGAGTACGAGCCTGAGATGGGCAAGGTTTACCGTTCTGACAGAAAGAGTGTGCAGATGATCAAGGCCAGAGAAATTGTCCCTGGAGACATTGTGGAAGTGTCTG TTGGTGACAAAGTCCCCGCTGACATCAGAATTGTTTCCATCAAGTCCACCACCCTTCGTGTTGACCAGTCCATCCTTACTg GTGAGTCTGTGAGTGTGATCAAGCACAATGAGGCTGTTCCTGACCCCAGAGCCGTCAACCAGGACAAGAAGAACATGCTTTTCTCT GGCACCAACATCGCTGCTGGCAAAGCCATCGGAGTGGCTGTGGCTACTGGAGTCGGCACTGAGATTGGCAAGATCCGTGACCAGATGGCTgccactgagcaggagaagacCCCTCTGCAGGCCAAGCTGGACGAGTTTGGCGAGCAGCTGTCCAAGGTTATCTCCCTGATCTGTGTTGCTGTGTGGGCCATCAACATTGGCCACTTTAACGACCCCGTCCACGGAGGCTCCTGGATCCGTGGTGCTGTCTACTATTTCAAGATTGCCGTTGCCCTGGCTGTGGCTGCCATCCCTGAGG GTCTGCCCGCCGTCATCACCACCTGCCTGGCTCTTGGTACTCGCCGTATGGCCAAGAAAAACGCCATTGTCAGAAGCCTGCCCTCTGTGGAAACCCTGGGCTGCACCTCCGTCATCTGCTCCGATAAAACTGGCACACTAACCACCAACCAGATGTGTGTCACCAAG ATGTTTATTGTTAAGTCTGTCGAGGGCGACCATGTTGACCTTGATGCCTTTGATATCTCTGGCTCCAAATACACCCCAGAGGGCGAAGT TTCTCAGGGAGGTTCCAAGACCAACTGCAGCGCATATGATGGCCTTGTTGAGCTGTCCACCATCTGTGCCCTGTGCAACGACTCCTCTCTGGACTACAACGAG TCCAAGAAGATCTATGAGAAGGTTGGTGAGGCTACTGAGACCGCCCTGTGTTGCTTGGTTGAGAAGATGAACGTGTTCAACTCCAACGTGAAGAACCTGTCCAAGATCGAGAGATCCAACGCATGCTGTAGT GTGATCAAGCAGCTCATGAAGAAGAACTTCACACTGGAGTTCTCTCGTGACAGGAAGTCCATGTCCGTGTACTGCACTCCCACAAAGGGTGACGGTGGCGCCAAGATGTTTGTGAAG GGTGCCCCAGAGGGTGTGATTGAAAGGTGCACATACGTGCGTGTTGGCACCACACGTGTTCCCCTGACCAATGCCATCAAGGAGAAGATCATGTCTGTTATCAGAGACTGGGGCACTGGGCGTGACACCCTGCGTTGCCTGGCCCTGGCTACTTGTGACAACCCACTGAAAAAGGAGGAGATGAACCTTGAGGACTCCACCAAGTTTGCTGATTATGAG ACTGACCTGACATTTGTTGGCTGTGTGGGAATGTTGGATCCTCCTCGTAAGGAGGTCACTGTCTCCATTGAACTCTGCAGAGCTGCTGGAATCCGTGTCATCATGATCACTG GTGATAACAAGGGTACTGCTATTGCTATCTGCCGCCGGATTGGCATCTTCTCTGAGGATGAGGATGTTACCGGAAAGGCCTACACTGGACGCGAGTTTGACGATCTACCCTCACACGAACAGCCTGAGGCTGTGCGCAGGGCATGCTGCTTTGCCCGTGTGGAGCCAGCCCACAAGTCCAAGATTGTTGAGTTTCTGCAAGGCTTCGATGACATTACAGCTATG ACTGGTGATGGTGTGAACGATGCCCCCGCCCTGAAGAAGGCCGAGATCGGCATCGCCATGGGCTCTGGCACTGCCGTTGCCAAGTCTGCCTCTGAGATGGTCCTGGCTGACGACAACTTCTCTTCCATTGTGTCTGCTGTTGAGGAGGGTAGAGCTATCTACAACAACATGAAGCAGTTCATCCGCTACCTTATCTCCTCCAACGTCGGTGAGGTCGTCTG TATtttcctgactgctgctcttgGTCTGCCCGAGGCTCTGATCCCCGTTCAGTTGCTGTGGGTCAACCTTGTGACTGATGGTCTGCCCGCCACTGCTCTTGGATTCAACCCCCCTGATCTGGACATCATGGGCAAACCTCCACGATCACCCAAGGAGCCCCTGATCTCTGGCTGGCTGTTCTTCAGATACATGGCTATTGGTG GATATGTCGGTGCTGCCACTGTTGGTGGTGCTGCATGGTGGTTCCTTTACGACTCTACTGGTCCTGGAGTCACCTATTACCAGCTG TCCCATTTCAtgcagtgctgtgatgagaacgaggACTTTGCTGGACTTGACTGTGAGATCTTTGAGGCTGCTTCTCCCATGACCATGGCCCTGTCCGTCCTGGTCACCATCGAGATGTGCAACGCTCTCAACAG CTTGTCTGAGAATCAGTCATTGCTGCGTATGCCACCATGGAGCAACTTCTGGCTGCTCTCTGCCATGACTCTGTCCATGTCCCTTCACTTCATGATCATCTATGTTGACCCTCTGCCC ATGATCTTCAAACTGACCCATCTGTCTGTGGAGCAGTGGCTCATGGTCCTGAAGCTTTCCTTCCCTGTCATTGCCATTGATGAGGTGTTGAAGTTCGTTGCTCGCAACTATGTTGAGT ATGGTACAGAAATTAAATAG
- the sult1st6 gene encoding sulfotransferase 1C2, with the protein MSEEKELSYKESIVKARDHMLRFPLVPVKGVPLMNLIANVFDSISAFRPDPSDILVATYPKAGTTWTQEILDLLLHNGNAEACKRAPTPVRSPFLEIVPPPPIPSGLELLEKTDPPRIIKTHLPVQLVPAGFWEEKCKVIYCARNAKDNLVSYYFFDLMNQTQPEPGPFDGYIHKFMQGKLAWGSWYDHVKDYWAAREKKNILFIFYEDMKENPRREVERIMRYLNMSLSDEVINRIVDLTSFKNMKENPMSNYSCVPMPVFDETISPFMRKGEVGDWRNHFTPEQAAMFDKDYEKKMKNSGIPFRPML; encoded by the exons ATGTCAGAGGAAAAGGAGCTTTCATATAAAGAGTCCATCGTAAAAGCACGAGACCATATGTTACGCTTCCCTCTGGTTCCTGTCAAAGGTGTTCCTCTCATGAACCTGATCGCCAACGTGTTTGACTCCATCTCAGCATTCAGACCTGATCCTTCAGACATCCTGGTTGCCACCTACCCAAAAGCAG GGACAACTTGGACTCAGGAAATACTTGATCTGCTCCTTCACAACGGCAATGCTGAAGCATGCAAACGGGCTCCCACACCAGTTCGTAGCCCCTTCCTGGAGATTGTTCCCCCACCCCCCATCCCTTCAG GTCTTGAACTTCTGGAAAAAACAGATCCTCCacgaataataaagacacatttGCCTGTTCAGCTGGTTCCGGCTGGATTTTGGGAGGAAAAATGCAAG GTGATTTATTGTGCACGCAATGCCAAAGACAACCTGGTGAGCTACTACTTCTTTGATCTGATGAATCAGACCCAACCTGAACCAGGGCCCTTTGACGGCTACATCCACAAGTTCATGCAAGGAAAGT TGGCCTGGGGTTCCTGGTATGATCATGTCAAAGATTACTGGGCAGCacgagaaaagaaaaacatcctTTTTATCTTCTATGAGGATATGAAAGAG AATCCTCGACGAGAGGTGGAGCGCATCATGAGATACCTGAACATGTCACTCTCTGATGAAGTCATTAACCGCATCGTGGACCTCACGTCCTTCAAAAACATGAAGGAGAACCCGATGTCCAACTACTCCTGCGTCCCAATGCCTGTTTTTGATGAGACCATCTCTCCCTTCATGAGAAAAG GTGAAGTTGGCGATTGGAGGAACCATTTCACACCAGAACAAGCTGCAATGTTCGATAAGGATtatgaaaagaaaatgaaaaattcaGGAATACCATTCAGGCCTATGCTCTGA